In Phaeobacter piscinae, one genomic interval encodes:
- a CDS encoding error-prone DNA polymerase, translating into MTEMDRTHRPVETCPPDILAKRIDAQDYAELCVTTNFTFLTGASHPEELVLRAAELGLSALAITDHNSLAGVVRAWSALKELKRDPQGALKIRSQHQVDSSSRQEIGHTSALPKPTTPIFPKLIVGCRLILQNCAVDWIALPCDRSAYKRLARLLTLGKRRAEKGQCLLYAEDMIDACKGMILIALPKETLSNAVSDIQKIGRQFPNHVFLGAAPCYDGSDQAYLAACAKLAQTTCAPMVAVGDVLMHRANRRQLADVLTCMRENINIDDIGTRALPNAERRLKAGADMARIFRDHPAALRRTAEIANRCNFDLSELSYEYPHEEAEGETPQDRLERLAQEGLKRRYPDGPPDRAIKLMEKELSAVKELEFPAYFLTVHDIVQFAKSKGILCQGRGSAANSIICYLLGITDVSPDMIAMVFERFVSKHRGEPPDIDVDFEHERREEVIQWIYQKYGRHRAGLCATVIHFRTRAAIREVGKVMGLSQDVTAGLSGQIWGMSNGSVDLERIRELGLNLEDRRLMQTIRLIGEIIGFPRHLSQHVGGFVITSGRLDELAPIENAAMEDRTVICWDKDDIDALRILKVDILALGMLTCIRKAFDLMQQHENITHSIATIPQKDGATYDMLCAADAVGVFQVESRAQMNFLPRMRPRKFYDLVIEVAIVRPGPIQGDMVRPYIRRRNGLEKSDPFGPELEQVTRRTEGVPLFQEQALQIAVVGAGFSAEEADHLRRSLASFRRMGTIGKYRDKFIAGMLKNNYSREIAERCFGQIEGFADYGFPESHAAAFAMLAYVSAWLKCHHPAIFACALLNSQPMGFYAPAQIVRDVRDHGIEVRPICVNQSQWDNSLERRPDGTLALRLGFRQIKGFKEDDAGWIIAARGNGYIDPEHLWLRAGLAPAALERLAEADAFSSMGISRRDALWQVKSITTPAPLPLFNDQLDGEAITEPDVMLPRMHLGEEVVEDYVSMRLSLRAHPMELLRPTLPGLTCNNQLIKAPLQRVSVGGLVITRQRPGTASGVIFLTLEDETGVCNVVVWKKIYERFRRIVMGGRLLCVTGYLQREGAVVHVIAQNIEDESARLSELGHPLDGAIQSEGPRADDTPKRTRYPARAMHPRDQAKRLFPSRDFH; encoded by the coding sequence ATGACTGAAATGGATAGAACCCACCGCCCTGTCGAAACATGCCCGCCTGATATATTGGCCAAACGCATCGACGCGCAGGATTATGCAGAGCTTTGTGTCACCACGAATTTCACCTTTTTAACCGGTGCCTCTCACCCCGAAGAACTCGTTTTACGGGCGGCAGAGTTGGGCCTCTCGGCACTTGCGATTACAGACCACAACTCACTTGCGGGGGTTGTTCGTGCTTGGAGTGCGCTAAAAGAACTGAAGCGCGACCCCCAGGGCGCATTGAAGATCCGATCACAGCACCAGGTCGACTCGTCGTCCCGGCAAGAGATCGGGCATACATCCGCTCTTCCCAAACCCACGACACCCATCTTCCCAAAGCTCATCGTTGGCTGCCGTCTGATATTACAAAACTGTGCTGTGGATTGGATTGCCCTGCCCTGTGATCGTTCTGCCTACAAAAGACTGGCACGTCTGCTCACCTTAGGAAAACGGCGTGCCGAAAAAGGGCAATGTCTTCTTTATGCTGAGGATATGATTGACGCCTGCAAAGGTATGATCCTGATTGCCTTACCCAAAGAGACGTTAAGCAATGCTGTTTCGGATATTCAGAAGATAGGAAGGCAATTTCCGAACCATGTGTTCCTAGGCGCGGCCCCTTGCTATGACGGCAGCGATCAGGCTTATCTGGCGGCTTGTGCAAAATTAGCGCAGACGACATGTGCTCCAATGGTTGCCGTCGGCGATGTGCTGATGCACCGGGCCAACCGCAGGCAACTTGCAGATGTGCTGACCTGCATGCGTGAAAATATCAACATTGACGATATCGGGACACGGGCTTTACCCAACGCGGAGCGCCGCCTGAAGGCCGGTGCAGATATGGCACGCATTTTTCGCGATCATCCTGCCGCGCTACGTCGCACTGCGGAAATTGCCAACAGATGTAATTTCGATCTGAGCGAGCTGTCCTATGAGTACCCCCATGAGGAGGCAGAAGGGGAAACACCACAGGACCGTTTGGAGCGCCTCGCACAAGAAGGGCTAAAGCGGCGCTATCCGGATGGCCCGCCGGATCGCGCAATAAAGCTGATGGAAAAAGAACTGTCAGCAGTCAAAGAGCTTGAATTTCCCGCCTATTTTTTGACCGTCCATGACATCGTACAATTCGCCAAGTCCAAAGGCATACTCTGCCAGGGGCGTGGGTCTGCGGCCAATTCCATCATTTGCTATCTCTTAGGCATTACAGATGTCAGCCCCGATATGATCGCCATGGTTTTTGAGCGCTTTGTCTCAAAACACCGAGGAGAGCCACCAGACATTGATGTGGATTTCGAACATGAGCGGCGCGAAGAGGTCATCCAGTGGATTTACCAGAAATACGGTCGCCATCGTGCGGGTCTCTGCGCGACAGTTATTCACTTTCGCACGCGGGCTGCCATTCGCGAAGTTGGGAAGGTGATGGGGCTTAGCCAAGATGTAACGGCAGGTCTGTCGGGGCAGATTTGGGGCATGAGCAATGGCAGTGTCGATCTGGAGCGCATCCGGGAATTGGGGCTCAATCTTGAAGACCGTCGCCTGATGCAGACAATTCGCCTGATCGGCGAGATCATCGGCTTTCCGCGCCATCTTTCCCAGCACGTGGGTGGTTTTGTCATAACAAGCGGACGACTGGATGAACTGGCCCCGATTGAGAATGCCGCAATGGAAGATCGCACCGTCATCTGTTGGGACAAAGATGACATTGATGCCCTGCGCATTCTCAAGGTGGATATCCTTGCATTGGGCATGCTCACCTGTATTCGCAAGGCATTTGACTTGATGCAGCAGCATGAGAACATCACTCACAGCATCGCGACCATCCCACAGAAAGATGGCGCGACATATGATATGCTCTGTGCGGCGGATGCGGTGGGGGTGTTTCAGGTCGAAAGCCGGGCACAGATGAACTTTTTGCCCCGGATGCGCCCGCGCAAATTCTATGACCTGGTTATCGAGGTCGCCATCGTCCGCCCCGGCCCTATTCAGGGAGATATGGTCAGGCCCTACATCCGAAGGCGGAACGGTTTGGAAAAATCAGATCCCTTCGGGCCTGAACTGGAACAGGTTACCAGACGCACCGAGGGGGTGCCCCTGTTTCAAGAGCAAGCCTTGCAAATTGCGGTTGTTGGCGCGGGGTTTTCAGCGGAAGAAGCCGACCATCTGCGCAGATCTCTCGCCTCGTTTCGACGTATGGGGACGATCGGCAAATATCGCGATAAGTTCATCGCAGGTATGCTTAAGAACAACTACAGCAGAGAAATCGCAGAACGATGTTTCGGTCAAATCGAGGGATTTGCCGATTACGGTTTTCCGGAAAGCCATGCCGCAGCCTTCGCTATGCTGGCCTATGTCTCAGCTTGGTTGAAATGTCATCATCCGGCCATTTTTGCCTGTGCTCTGCTCAACTCTCAGCCCATGGGATTCTATGCACCGGCACAGATTGTCCGTGATGTGCGTGATCATGGCATCGAGGTGCGCCCAATTTGTGTAAACCAGTCCCAATGGGACAACTCACTTGAGCGCCGCCCGGATGGTACCTTGGCTCTACGTCTGGGGTTTCGCCAGATTAAGGGCTTCAAGGAAGATGACGCAGGTTGGATCATTGCAGCGCGCGGGAATGGCTATATTGACCCCGAGCATCTCTGGCTACGTGCAGGCCTGGCGCCCGCAGCACTGGAACGTTTGGCAGAAGCCGATGCCTTTTCGTCGATGGGCATCTCGCGGCGGGACGCACTTTGGCAGGTGAAGTCCATCACGACACCAGCACCATTACCCCTGTTCAACGATCAATTGGACGGCGAGGCCATTACCGAACCGGATGTCATGCTGCCAAGAATGCACCTAGGGGAAGAAGTCGTCGAAGACTATGTGTCCATGCGCCTGAGCTTGCGGGCACACCCAATGGAGCTGCTACGCCCAACCCTTCCTGGTCTGACCTGCAATAACCAACTGATAAAGGCTCCCCTGCAGCGCGTCTCGGTAGGCGGTCTTGTCATCACGAGGCAACGACCGGGAACTGCTTCTGGCGTTATATTTCTGACCCTTGAAGACGAAACAGGCGTTTGCAACGTTGTGGTTTGGAAAAAGATATACGAACGCTTTCGGCGCATTGTCATGGGTGGACGCCTCTTATGCGTAACGGGGTACCTTCAGAGAGAGGGCGCCGTCGTCCACGTCATCGCACAAAACATTGAGGATGAATCTGCCAGATTATCGGAGCTAGGCCACCCGCTGGACGGTGCGATTCAGTCCGAGGGTCCCCGCGCCGACGACACGCCTAAACGGACCAGATATCCCGCCCGTGCGATGCATCCGAGAGATCAGGCCAAGCGTCTCTTCCCCAGCCGGGATTTTCATTAG
- the speB gene encoding agmatinase, translating to MASLPTDFFHPVSGMEMPRFAGLPTFMRLPHVTLADPIIDQVQLGLVGVPWDAGTTNRPGPRHGPRQLRDLSTMIRAGNPVTGINPFSMINCADLGDVAPNPVDIIDCMERISAFYADLKSRDIFALTVGGDHLVSLPVLRGLASDAPVGLIQFDSHTDLFDSYFGGNKYTHGTPFRRAIEEGLVDPKRMVQIGIRGTAYNIEDVEWGQAQGVRIIRIEEFFDRGVSDVMSEVREIVGDQPTYCTYDIDFVDPAFAPGTGTPEVGGPNSFQALQVVRELAGIQLVGADLVEVSPPFDTDGNTAWLGASILFEMLCVSAEAISRR from the coding sequence ATGGCGTCCTTGCCTACAGATTTCTTTCATCCAGTATCCGGGATGGAGATGCCCCGGTTTGCCGGTTTGCCAACCTTTATGCGGCTGCCGCATGTAACCTTAGCTGATCCGATTATTGATCAGGTGCAACTGGGCTTGGTTGGGGTGCCTTGGGATGCTGGAACCACCAACCGGCCGGGTCCGCGCCATGGTCCGCGACAGCTGCGCGACCTTTCGACCATGATCCGGGCCGGGAACCCGGTGACAGGCATCAATCCTTTTTCGATGATCAATTGCGCAGACCTTGGCGATGTCGCGCCCAACCCGGTTGATATCATCGACTGTATGGAGCGGATCAGCGCTTTCTACGCGGATCTGAAATCTCGCGACATCTTTGCGCTGACTGTCGGTGGTGATCACCTCGTTTCATTGCCTGTCCTGCGGGGATTGGCCAGCGACGCGCCGGTGGGTCTCATTCAGTTTGATAGTCATACCGACCTCTTTGACAGCTATTTTGGTGGAAACAAATATACTCATGGCACCCCCTTTCGCCGTGCAATCGAAGAAGGATTGGTCGATCCGAAGCGGATGGTGCAGATCGGTATCCGAGGCACTGCTTACAACATTGAAGATGTCGAATGGGGGCAGGCACAGGGTGTGAGAATTATTCGAATTGAGGAATTTTTCGATCGCGGCGTCTCGGACGTCATGAGTGAAGTTCGAGAGATTGTCGGTGACCAGCCGACCTACTGCACATATGATATCGATTTCGTTGATCCAGCTTTCGCACCTGGCACGGGGACACCTGAGGTTGGCGGGCCGAACAGCTTTCAGGCCTTGCAGGTGGTGCGTGAGCTCGCAGGCATTCAGCTTGTAGGGGCCGATCTGGTGGAAGTGTCCCCTCCGTTTGACACAGACGGAAACACCGCTTGGCTTGGGGCATCGATCCTATTTGAGATGCTCTGTGTCAGTGCTGAAGCGATTTCGCGACGATGA
- a CDS encoding arginase family protein → MSDPHLNAMMENLYWWGIPTLFRCPNLPVDGQDIALVGVPHSAGNGTTERDQHLGPRALRNVSSVQRRMHSGFQLDPWNSAKIVDLGDVPFPKANDNEDCIDQITNFYQQIDKAGARPVSVGGDHSITGGIVQALGCGTITKGEPVCFLHLDAHTDVFTKVDHFLGAKKSAAHWGAYLADQGKVDPAHSMQIGIRGHARTLDWLQPSYEYGYNVVTMRDFRRRGLADVVAQITEVLADRPVYITFDLDCLDPTIAPGVSNIEAGEKGFDIDEAVGLLHAVRGMNIVGGDIVCMMPTKDSPNQITALTAGAIMFEIISMIAENHSSQREA, encoded by the coding sequence ATGTCGGATCCGCATCTGAATGCGATGATGGAAAACCTCTATTGGTGGGGTATCCCGACCTTATTCCGCTGTCCAAACCTGCCCGTTGATGGTCAGGATATTGCATTGGTCGGCGTGCCTCACTCTGCAGGCAATGGAACCACAGAGCGTGATCAGCATCTTGGCCCGCGCGCCCTTCGCAACGTGTCATCAGTACAGCGGCGTATGCACAGTGGCTTTCAGCTGGATCCCTGGAATTCTGCGAAGATTGTTGATCTGGGCGATGTACCATTTCCGAAGGCCAACGATAATGAAGACTGTATTGATCAGATCACCAATTTCTATCAGCAGATCGACAAGGCAGGCGCGCGGCCCGTCTCCGTTGGCGGGGATCATTCGATCACTGGAGGGATCGTTCAGGCGCTTGGGTGCGGGACGATCACCAAAGGTGAGCCGGTTTGTTTTCTGCACCTTGATGCCCATACCGATGTCTTCACAAAAGTGGATCACTTTCTGGGGGCAAAGAAGTCTGCGGCCCATTGGGGGGCTTATCTAGCGGATCAGGGCAAGGTTGATCCCGCCCATTCCATGCAGATCGGCATAAGAGGCCATGCCCGGACGCTCGACTGGCTGCAGCCATCCTATGAATACGGCTACAATGTTGTGACGATGAGAGATTTCAGAAGGCGAGGTCTGGCTGACGTTGTGGCACAGATTACCGAGGTGCTGGCTGACCGCCCTGTCTATATCACATTCGATCTGGACTGTCTGGACCCGACGATTGCACCGGGAGTGTCCAATATCGAGGCTGGTGAGAAGGGGTTCGATATTGATGAGGCCGTGGGTCTGCTGCATGCGGTGCGTGGAATGAATATTGTTGGCGGAGACATCGTTTGCATGATGCCCACAAAAGATAGCCCCAATCAGATAACCGCGCTGACTGCGGGCGCCATCATGTTCGAAATCATCTCAATGATAGCTGAAAATCATTCATCCCAAAGAGAGGCCTAG
- a CDS encoding ABC transporter permease: MTDTGLESGPNANSTTVADFVERNTSYYTGAFKKIQDTTGFAWSWNTMAAVFGPLWGAARGVWGFFWIFLVLELFALVQIGRGLWGELGADQLSKLERALGNIAKREAQAAELLAAGDAAGADAKLKIAENLKKVAARAQEQADLAAAEATTILLVGVAILTLVKLLEGLYANIAYEAHYLKWRADQDSQQVGIKTSSTVFGAIMMLAIMPLTLLRFTVRAPDEILASLTGGFVGETIPVTEFPIQREYFSALSRKGDAAFDWAAANFSNTFDGITAAIRWCLDGLETLLLQTPWPVVMLVIVVMAYRLAGPRIAIFTAASLAYLAFMGLWELSMITVALIGAGAMLCIIIGVPFGIWFGKSKRAYAVAEPVLDFMQTMPAFVYLIPIIAFFGTGKPPGVLATLIFAMPPVIRLTALGMRGVPDATKEAAIAFGCSRRQLLFNVELPLALPSIMTGINQTILMSLSMVVIASLIGADGLGALILESLQYAAKGQGLLGGLAILLCAMVIDRIAQGSYRKKVGEN; encoded by the coding sequence ATGACCGATACAGGATTGGAAAGTGGCCCCAATGCCAACAGCACGACGGTCGCTGATTTTGTCGAGCGGAACACCAGTTACTACACTGGGGCGTTTAAAAAAATTCAAGATACCACGGGTTTCGCATGGTCATGGAACACAATGGCGGCGGTGTTCGGGCCGCTCTGGGGCGCGGCGCGCGGGGTTTGGGGTTTTTTCTGGATATTTCTTGTCCTGGAGCTGTTTGCGCTGGTTCAGATAGGACGAGGGCTCTGGGGGGAACTTGGTGCCGACCAACTTTCCAAACTTGAGCGTGCTTTAGGGAATATTGCAAAACGTGAGGCACAGGCCGCTGAGTTGCTTGCTGCGGGAGATGCAGCCGGGGCTGACGCGAAACTGAAGATCGCAGAAAATCTGAAGAAAGTTGCCGCAAGGGCGCAAGAACAGGCTGATTTGGCAGCAGCGGAGGCAACCACCATTCTGTTGGTTGGCGTGGCGATTCTGACCTTGGTGAAGCTGCTCGAAGGGCTTTATGCCAATATTGCCTATGAGGCGCATTACCTGAAGTGGCGGGCGGATCAGGACAGTCAGCAGGTCGGTATAAAAACGTCCAGCACGGTTTTCGGTGCGATCATGATGCTGGCAATCATGCCACTTACGCTGTTGCGGTTCACGGTACGGGCACCGGATGAGATCTTGGCCAGCCTCACGGGTGGGTTTGTCGGTGAGACTATTCCGGTAACGGAGTTCCCAATCCAGCGCGAGTATTTCTCGGCCTTGTCTCGGAAAGGGGATGCTGCATTCGATTGGGCTGCGGCGAATTTTTCGAATACCTTTGATGGCATTACAGCGGCAATCCGTTGGTGTCTGGACGGGTTGGAAACCCTGCTGCTACAGACACCATGGCCCGTCGTTATGCTGGTGATTGTGGTCATGGCTTATCGTCTGGCAGGTCCACGGATCGCGATATTTACAGCAGCGTCATTGGCCTATCTTGCGTTTATGGGCCTGTGGGAATTGTCGATGATCACAGTAGCGTTGATCGGGGCTGGGGCGATGCTGTGCATCATTATCGGGGTGCCATTTGGTATTTGGTTCGGCAAATCAAAACGCGCTTACGCTGTCGCAGAGCCGGTTTTGGACTTTATGCAGACCATGCCGGCATTCGTTTATCTCATTCCTATCATTGCGTTTTTTGGTACTGGTAAGCCGCCAGGTGTATTGGCTACGCTGATCTTCGCGATGCCGCCGGTGATCCGGTTGACGGCATTAGGAATGCGCGGCGTACCCGACGCGACGAAGGAGGCGGCAATCGCTTTCGGATGTTCCCGCCGCCAGTTGCTGTTCAACGTTGAGTTGCCGCTTGCACTTCCGTCCATCATGACCGGGATCAATCAGACCATTTTGATGTCGCTGTCGATGGTGGTGATCGCGTCCCTTATCGGTGCTGATGGTTTGGGGGCACTTATCCTTGAATCGTTGCAATACGCAGCCAAGGGGCAGGGCCTTTTGGGCGGCCTCGCGATTTTGCTTTGTGCGATGGTGATCGATCGGATTGCGCAGGGCAGCTACCGCAAGAAAGTCGGTGAAAACTGA
- a CDS encoding quaternary amine ABC transporter ATP-binding protein produces the protein MNDDAVIRLDGVWKIFGERAEEAMEAIQHRNLSKAEVLGEFGCVIGIADCSFEVQKGEIFCVMGLSGSGKSTMVRHINRLIEPTAGDIQVLGRDVLALNAEELREMRAVNLGMVFQHMALLPHRTVRDNVAFPLQIRGESKSRRWEVSQRCLERVDLQGYEDRFPRELSGGMQQRVGLARALASDPDVLLMDEPFSALDPLIRRQLQDQFMALSAELGKTTVFITHDLDEAIRIGTRIAIMKDGRIVQIGTPEEIVTEPADDYVRDFVEGISKLKLVFAHSIMVPLAEYQTKDWEDLEVSPRAAHSTDLDMLIDISTATEQPIVITSDDGMDVGVIDKPTLLKGIQGGKA, from the coding sequence ATGAACGATGACGCAGTCATACGTCTGGACGGAGTATGGAAAATTTTTGGCGAGCGCGCCGAGGAAGCAATGGAGGCGATCCAACACCGAAATCTGAGCAAGGCCGAAGTGCTGGGTGAATTTGGGTGCGTGATCGGCATCGCAGATTGCTCCTTCGAGGTGCAGAAGGGCGAGATTTTCTGTGTCATGGGGCTGTCAGGTTCTGGCAAGTCCACCATGGTGCGACACATCAATCGGCTGATTGAACCCACCGCGGGCGATATTCAGGTTCTGGGCCGGGATGTACTGGCACTCAACGCCGAAGAACTGCGCGAGATGCGCGCGGTCAATTTGGGAATGGTTTTTCAGCATATGGCGCTGCTGCCGCACCGCACGGTGCGTGACAATGTGGCGTTTCCCTTGCAGATCCGAGGAGAATCCAAATCTCGTCGCTGGGAGGTTTCACAGCGCTGCCTGGAACGGGTAGACCTGCAAGGATACGAAGATCGCTTTCCACGTGAGTTGTCAGGCGGCATGCAGCAAAGGGTGGGGCTGGCCCGTGCGTTGGCCTCTGACCCTGACGTTTTGCTGATGGATGAGCCGTTTTCGGCCTTGGACCCACTCATTCGCAGACAGTTGCAGGATCAGTTCATGGCTCTGTCTGCTGAGCTGGGAAAAACCACAGTGTTTATTACCCATGATCTGGACGAAGCGATCCGTATTGGTACGCGGATCGCCATTATGAAAGATGGGCGTATCGTTCAGATCGGCACGCCGGAGGAAATCGTAACTGAGCCTGCTGATGATTACGTTCGAGATTTCGTTGAGGGGATTTCGAAGCTCAAGTTGGTTTTTGCGCATTCAATCATGGTGCCGCTGGCAGAGTATCAGACAAAAGACTGGGAAGATCTGGAGGTCAGCCCGCGCGCTGCACACTCGACGGATTTGGATATGTTGATCGATATCTCGACAGCCACTGAGCAACCAATCGTCATCACATCGGATGATGGAATGGATGTGGGTGTCATTGATAAGCCAACTCTTCTTAAAGGTATCCAAGGGGGCAAAGCATGA
- a CDS encoding glycine betaine ABC transporter substrate-binding protein — translation MKRLATWMSSGLLATLGTGALAADVVIGVPNWPSVRVTANVLKIVLEDNLGLDVELQNGSNPIVFEAMDSGAMQVHPEVWLPNQANLHNTFVKEKGTVAMNPNGIPADQAMCVTKGTAERTGIKALSELSDPDMAANFDSDGDGMGEIWIGAAGWASTNVEKIRAKSYGYDQTMTLKEMDETLALAEVDAATDQNTNVVFFCYTPHHMFQLYDLVQLEEPPHDPAKWNVAQPTDDPNWLENSSAAMAWDKAYLHIHYQAAMDESAAAVLSKVNLTSDQVSAMVYALIVDEMDAEVFARKWVEENADQVDNWLN, via the coding sequence ATGAAGAGACTAGCGACTTGGATGTCCAGTGGATTGTTGGCTACGCTTGGAACTGGCGCGCTGGCCGCTGATGTGGTCATTGGTGTGCCAAACTGGCCATCGGTTCGTGTAACGGCGAATGTTCTCAAGATCGTGCTTGAGGATAATCTTGGCCTTGATGTTGAACTGCAAAACGGCAGCAATCCGATCGTCTTTGAAGCTATGGACTCCGGGGCCATGCAGGTCCACCCAGAAGTCTGGTTGCCAAACCAGGCTAATCTTCACAACACGTTCGTGAAGGAAAAGGGCACTGTTGCCATGAACCCGAATGGCATACCGGCAGATCAGGCCATGTGTGTCACCAAAGGAACTGCTGAGCGTACCGGCATCAAGGCGCTGTCAGAGTTAAGTGATCCTGATATGGCGGCCAATTTCGACAGCGATGGCGATGGTATGGGAGAAATCTGGATCGGTGCCGCAGGTTGGGCATCAACCAATGTCGAGAAAATCCGTGCCAAATCCTACGGGTACGATCAAACAATGACGCTTAAGGAAATGGATGAGACCTTAGCACTCGCTGAGGTTGATGCCGCGACTGATCAAAATACCAATGTGGTGTTCTTCTGCTATACGCCGCATCACATGTTCCAACTGTATGATCTCGTCCAGTTGGAAGAGCCGCCGCATGATCCTGCAAAGTGGAATGTTGCGCAGCCCACTGATGATCCGAATTGGCTGGAGAACTCCTCTGCGGCGATGGCCTGGGACAAGGCTTACCTGCATATCCACTATCAGGCTGCCATGGACGAAAGCGCGGCCGCAGTTCTGTCCAAGGTTAACCTGACCTCCGATCAAGTGTCAGCGATGGTCTATGCCTTGATCGTTGACGAAATGGATGCGGAGGTGTTTGCCCGCAAATGGGTTGAAGAGAACGCGGACCAAGTGGACAACTGGCTGAACTGA
- a CDS encoding LysR family transcriptional regulator, with product MVARQVSKVDIHLLRVFCVVVDAEGFSNAQVVLNVATSTISRQISELETRLGMRLCDRGRTGFRVTEKGNTVYQAAQKLFGALGEFQETVDGSRGRLFGHLALGVIENWASNNSAPIVRSLSKFSAMAPDVRIELHSLAPNDIEYAVLDGKVPIGIGPFHSPKPGLVYNDICKETVCLYCGSGHPLFAIDCPEEQEKELRNSLFAKRAYLNENTVAPKTRHLPSNAIGHQMEAIALLILTDRYVGYLPSYFAKDWVAAGRMKNIANGGFDRPVTVQTAIRRGAKLNLVGRTFLDLLSQEAKTR from the coding sequence ATGGTTGCAAGGCAGGTTTCAAAGGTCGATATTCATCTATTGCGCGTGTTTTGCGTCGTCGTAGATGCGGAAGGTTTTTCCAATGCCCAGGTCGTACTCAACGTGGCGACCTCCACGATCTCGAGGCAGATATCGGAATTGGAAACCCGGCTTGGGATGCGCCTGTGTGACCGGGGCAGGACTGGCTTTCGCGTTACCGAAAAGGGAAACACAGTCTACCAAGCAGCGCAGAAATTGTTCGGCGCACTCGGGGAATTTCAGGAGACCGTTGACGGATCACGCGGCCGTCTTTTCGGTCATCTCGCATTGGGCGTCATCGAAAACTGGGCCTCTAATAACTCAGCCCCAATCGTGCGCTCACTGTCTAAATTCAGCGCAATGGCACCGGATGTAAGGATTGAGCTACACTCACTCGCCCCGAATGACATTGAGTACGCCGTACTTGACGGCAAGGTTCCAATCGGGATCGGCCCCTTCCATTCTCCAAAGCCAGGATTGGTCTACAACGATATCTGCAAAGAGACCGTTTGCCTCTATTGTGGTTCTGGGCATCCGCTGTTTGCCATTGACTGCCCGGAAGAGCAGGAAAAAGAGCTACGTAATTCACTGTTTGCTAAGCGAGCATATTTAAATGAAAATACCGTCGCACCCAAAACTCGCCACCTACCCTCAAACGCAATCGGCCATCAAATGGAAGCGATCGCGTTGCTTATACTGACGGACCGATACGTCGGGTATCTTCCCTCATACTTTGCCAAGGACTGGGTAGCGGCAGGGCGAATGAAGAATATCGCAAACGGAGGATTTGATCGCCCCGTAACGGTGCAAACCGCTATTCGCAGAGGGGCCAAGCTCAATCTTGTGGGGAGAACATTCCTTGATTTACTTTCGCAAGAAGCCAAGACGCGGTAA